TTGTAGCAATAAGCCAAATATATACAAAAAGATACTCAGAAAGAAAATCTGTTAGTATAGTCATCGGATCACTGTAACATAGTTTTCTGAGAGTGACCATGCAGCTCTAAAACCTTCACAACATACACAACGTTCACTTGCTCCGAACGTGGATGCTCGGAAGAGTATTAGTCAAATAAAATAATAGATTTCGTATGATTATTAAATGATTCAAAAACAAAAAAGATACCTGCTCCTACAGATATCTTTTACATACAAAGTCAGAAGATTTTAAACTCCAAGTAATTTTTTAGACTTCAAAATTCCTTCAGGGTCAAAGGGGGTGTTTAGTTGTCGAACAATCCTTGCTCTTGAAACTTCAAGCTCCACTTCCTTCTCAACTGAATGATTAAGGATTTCACTTTTTAAATCTGGCACATCGTTCTGCATTTCTATTACTGAAGTAAGTAATTCAAGAAATGTATCCTTGTCGATTGAATGATTTCCAAACTTCCCACAAATAAACCTAATCGCCCCTAATCGACTTTCGTAAAAATTAGATTGAATATTGTTGATAATTATAGCAACCAACAAGCCATTTTCCGAAATTAAAACGTTTTTCATATATATGGGTTTATGTGAAAGTTTGACTTAACAATTTAAACCAATACTACGATATTATTCTATTTAGTCAATGGTGCTCCGAACTTGCCTGCCCGACCTCTGGCGGGGGATGATGCTCCCGATTTATTAGATTGTACTCAATTTGTTTAAATCGCAGTTGATTCAACAGGATCATACTAGGTACACGGAAGGGTTCGGAAAATTTTAAATTAACTATTCGCTAGAAACCAAGTTATCTCTTCACTGACACTGGCAAACAAATCATCAAGTTCTTTACTTACACCTCTACACGCATTCGCAACTTTTTTTACACCTTCAAATCTTTCCAGCCTTTCCTCCTTACTCATTAGTGTATTCTTGGCATCTAATTCACCTCCAGAAATTTGATCCGCAATCTTTATCCGTCGTACCGACTCACTTTCTTTAGAAATTTTTTCTGCCTGTATTGCTTTTCTTTCACCCACAGGAAGATTTTTCCATTCAGGAGAATCAGTTAAACCATTCACCATGGTTGCAATATGTTTACCAAATTCTCTCTCGATATCTTCTATCGTTACACCAGTATCTTCCACAGTGTCATGCAGCCAGGCTGCAGCAATCTCTTCTTCACTGCCTCCTGATAACTGTACTAGACTAGCAACTCTTTGAAGATGAAAATAATATGGTGTTTTGAATGCATCACTTTCGGTGTGATTTTTGTGAGCTTCTTTGGCAAACTGCTTTGCTTTTTCGATAAGTGTAGTCATTAGTAGATTATAGAAAGTTAATTTCGATAGATCTCAATTCGTATTCCATCTGGGTCATCAAGCCAGATGTATTCATTACCAAATTTGCCTAGTTTTATTTCACTGTGTTCTATATCAACTTCAGAAAGAAGTTTTTGAAATTGTTTTAGTTCATCTATTGTTTTTACACCAAAGCCAATATGGTTCATGCCAATACTATCCTTATCGTACTCTCTATCCGAAACATCTTTTGGACTTAGCTTGAAAAACAATCTGGTCTCTCCAACCTTATACACGACCATGTGTTCATCATGAATAATCGGTTTAGGCAGGAATTTTGAGTAAAACTCTGCAGTCCTACTTATATCTCTAACTATTAAAGACATGTGATCAATAAATGCTGGTTGCATGGTTGGATTATAGCAGATTGAGAAAGCTTATCTCCTGCAAACCTTCACAACATACACAACGTTCACAGGCTGCGAACTTGCCTGCCCGTCCTCTGGCGGGGGATGATGTTCGGAAGAATTTATTGATATAGTTATATTGACAATTTAATTTAAAAATGTTACTATTTCACTAGTAAATAAGTTCATTAAATCACATAAACTAATAACATAATGAAAAAAGCTATTCAACCTCAAGGGTTTGGTGAAGGACTAACTGTCCCGATGCCTAAAATCTGGGTATCAGATGATGACATGATTGACCAAAAGGTTGGAATTCACATGTGTGAATTCCATGAAGATTGTGATCCTGCTCCAGGATGGAAGAGAAAAGATGTAAGTATGACTGGGAATTGTAACTGTCACCTTAAAGGAACAACAGTGACAATAACTGGTCTGAAAGCAACCAGTCGTGCCACCTTTTATCGTTCCACCTGTTACACGATTGCTGAAGATAAAAACCTTATTCATGAATCTGAATTTTCATCTGAAAAAGAAGACTCAGCAGGGGTTTCGGGCTATGTACTGGAAAATGAAAAGGGTCAGTTACTTACTGCTGCGTATACATATACCTCAGCTATTAAACAGCCTCTGTTTGGATATGTATTCAATACTGGTCTTCTTAAGATCATGTTAAAAAACGGACTTGCAGTAGGTAATCCTATTAAGGCCTGGCCTGTAAAATGTAAAAACAATGAGGGTAGCAAAAGATCCTTAAATGGATCATCCCTCACATGGCAGGAATTAGCAAATGTTATTTTAGTGAAAAAGAAATAATAAAGAAAAGATTGTTTAAGCCAAACCGAAAGGGGAGGCTTTTTCTTTTCCCCCACACCTTCACAACATACACAACGTTCACTTGACTCCGAACTTGGGACGATGCTCCCGATTTATTAAATTGTACTCAATTTGTTTAAATCGCAGTCCTGTTAAGGGTTCGGAAATCCTTGTTTGACACGGTATTGAGTGTATAGTAGGTTTAGTAAAATTATACTGACATGAAATACATCGATTTAACTCATACACTTTCATCACCTATCCCAAGCTGGGATGGAGATTGTTGCTTTACTGCTCCTATTGTTTACGATTATAAGGATTCAAAAGAACCCAATCTATTCCGTATCCATAGAATCGAGGCAAAAGCTGGTTGTGGTACGCATATGGACGCTCCTGCACACTGTATTCCTGGTGGGAAGACTATCGATACCCTCGATCTTGATACTCTCTTAGTTGATTGTATTGTTATCGACATCTCTGAATCTGCACATGAAAAGTATGTTGCTGGTTTAGATTGTATTGAAACTTTTGAGAGGGAACACGGCAAAGTGCCAGTAGGAAGCTTCGTGATTTTCTATACTGGTTGGGACAAGTATTGGGATGATAAAGAAAAATATCGCAACAATCTAAACTTCCCAAGTATTAGTGAAGATGTTGCCAAGTTTCTTATTGAGAGAAATGTTTCTGGTGTTGGTATTGATACCTTGTCACCAGATGCAGTCGGTAATGATTTTCCAGTACACCGCGTAATGCTTGGGGCAGGAAAGTACATTGTTGAAAATGTTGCAAATGCAGGGATGTTGCCTGCAACTGGTGCAAAAATTTCTGTCATGCCAATAAAGATAAAAGATGGCACAGAAGCACCAATACGACTTGTCGCTCAGATTCAGTAAGGCTTCTTTTAAAAGATCTCTCAAATGGGATCTTTTTCTTTTCCCCAGACCTTCACCACATGCACAACATTCACTAGCTCCGAACTTGGGATGTTTGGAGGGTGGAGCATAATATTGACAATAGTGCATATATAGTATATAATATATAAAAATTTAAGAGTATGAAAAAGCACTATTTCTTTGTCACAGCTGATTTCAAATTTAGGAAAAAATATGTTAACACACAATATGATTCCCATCCAACTGATGTGTGGAGGTTTGATCAGAAAGAGACCTACATGATTGAGCAAAAAAAAGATGAAACGGATGAAATTTTCTTCCCAGCTCTAAAAAAGTATATTACCGATGCTTTGGATGCATATGCGGATTCGTGGCTTGCTCAAAGTAATTCAAAAGTACCGCAAGATAGTGGGTGGCAATGGGCAAAAGACAGTGTTAGCTTGATAACCTTTTCAAAGTTAAACTAACATCTGAGTGTTGTGAGAAGTCTTGCATTATAGGCAAGGCTTTTTCTTTTCCCCAGACCTTCACAACGTTCACTTGGCTCGGGAGGTAGGGTGATCTTTCGTTACACGAACAGTAGACCTTTTTGAAATGTTCAGAATATATTCTTCACATTTAGCAAAAAGCTTTTCGATCCCTACACGAAAGCCAAGCAGTTGGCTTTCTCTCCCTCGCCACAAAAACTAAAAACCCCCGAAGGGGTCTAAAGTTTTTGGGCTCCGAACTTGGGATGATGTTCGAATGAATATAATGAGGAAATAAAAAAGCCCTTTATATCACTAAATGAGAAAGGGCTTTAATAAGTGAAAATCAAAGTTTATTTATTTCGTTTGCAATCTCTAAAAGTTTAGGATCGTTAGTTTTACAAAGAAAAAATAATTGCTCATAATTTTCTGGTGTAGTAGGATTCTGAGCTTTTAATTTTTCAAGGATTTTAGTTGTTAAATTAAACCACTCGGCCTCAAGTCTTTTTTCAAGAAGAGAGGCTTTTGCACCCCATCCCATTTTTGAAGAGTCTTCATAGACGTTTTTTATCAGTCTAACTTGATCTAGATCATCTTCTTTTTTGATATTTGCAAGAAGTTTATTAAACGCAATATACATTTGAAGACAGATGAGATCTTTTATTTCCTGAGAAGCTACACTAACCTTTTCGCCACTATAACCAAATGCATTTACACCATAATAAAGACTTATGTAATGTTTTAGTTCTCTGCATTTTGCTAGCACAGCTTTAGTTTCTTCAAGATCCCATTCCCAAATGTGGATACTATTAGCTTTGCTAACTAGATTTTCAATTGGAGAATCAAGAATGATTTCCATCTTTGTTGCACCTTGTCCCTGTGCTTTTTTAAAGAGTTGCATAATTTTGTGTTTATTTGATTGGTTTCCACAAAAGCCATTTATGCTCCTCTGAAAACCAATCAAATACTATGTGAAAGGGCCGTACTGCTTATACAATACTGTAATATCTTAATTTGTCAAATTTTGCTCCGAACTTGCTTGCCCGACCTCTGGCGGGGGATGATGTTCGGAAGAGTTTAAAAAAATGTTAATGTATACTCATGAACTCTAACCTCGCCCCAGAAATATTTCGCAAACGCCTTATTATTGAAGGGAAATACACGGTTGAAATAAAAGAGGAGCAATTTGTCACTGATTTCCTCTCTGATCTCTCTAGAGAGCTTGGAATGACAATTATTGCTGGCCCATTTATTTCGAGTGCCACAGGTAAGTCGGTACCCCTTCATGATGGTTATGAAGGTTCACTTGTGTGGGCAGAATCAGGAGCAAACACATATATTTGGACACGTTCGAAATTCTGCACCGTTGATATTTATTCATGCAAGGAATTTGATTCAGAAAAAGCAATCAGTTTTATAAAAGAACGATTTGGCATTATAGAATTTTCATATTTTGAATTACCAGACCCTATGGCTTCAAAGCAAGATTCTCGAATCGTATTACGACAAAGTGAAAATAAGGGGAACGGTGTTTTTGCCAATAAGGCAATACCTCAAGGAACAGTCGTTTCTTATGTGGATGGACAGATTCACTACGCTCAAAAAGAATCTGAAGTATATGTGCATGCTTCAAATCACGCAGTTCCTTTTCATAAATATTTTTATAGAAATGGCTTCAACACAGACGCAGTCAAATTAAATCACTCGTGTGAACCAAATTGCTATGTAAAAGATTTATTTTTCGTGACAACCATGCGAGATATACAAGCTGGGGAAGAACTTACATACTGTTATGGGCTTTTCTGTAACTCTGATTGGGAAAATCCCGAAGGTGTGTGTCATTGTGGTTCTAAAGAATGTCTTGGAAAAATTCTGCCATGGAGAGAGCTCCCTCAAG
The Candidatus Nomurabacteria bacterium genome window above contains:
- a CDS encoding bifunctional (p)ppGpp synthetase/guanosine-3',5'-bis(diphosphate) 3'-pyrophosphohydrolase — encoded protein: MTTLIEKAKQFAKEAHKNHTESDAFKTPYYFHLQRVASLVQLSGGSEEEIAAAWLHDTVEDTGVTIEDIEREFGKHIATMVNGLTDSPEWKNLPVGERKAIQAEKISKESESVRRIKIADQISGGELDAKNTLMSKEERLERFEGVKKVANACRGVSKELDDLFASVSEEITWFLANS
- a CDS encoding VOC family protein; translated protein: MQPAFIDHMSLIVRDISRTAEFYSKFLPKPIIHDEHMVVYKVGETRLFFKLSPKDVSDREYDKDSIGMNHIGFGVKTIDELKQFQKLLSEVDIEHSEIKLGKFGNEYIWLDDPDGIRIEIYRN
- a CDS encoding cyclase family protein, coding for MKYIDLTHTLSSPIPSWDGDCCFTAPIVYDYKDSKEPNLFRIHRIEAKAGCGTHMDAPAHCIPGGKTIDTLDLDTLLVDCIVIDISESAHEKYVAGLDCIETFEREHGKVPVGSFVIFYTGWDKYWDDKEKYRNNLNFPSISEDVAKFLIERNVSGVGIDTLSPDAVGNDFPVHRVMLGAGKYIVENVANAGMLPATGAKISVMPIKIKDGTEAPIRLVAQIQ
- a CDS encoding SET domain-containing protein-lysine N-methyltransferase translates to MNSNLAPEIFRKRLIIEGKYTVEIKEEQFVTDFLSDLSRELGMTIIAGPFISSATGKSVPLHDGYEGSLVWAESGANTYIWTRSKFCTVDIYSCKEFDSEKAISFIKERFGIIEFSYFELPDPMASKQDSRIVLRQSENKGNGVFANKAIPQGTVVSYVDGQIHYAQKESEVYVHASNHAVPFHKYFYRNGFNTDAVKLNHSCEPNCYVKDLFFVTTMRDIQAGEELTYCYGLFCNSDWENPEGVCHCGSKECLGKILPWRELPQDFKIKYFDYTADWILFDEIKNKGLLEELKKSI